A genomic region of Zea mays cultivar B73 chromosome 6, Zm-B73-REFERENCE-NAM-5.0, whole genome shotgun sequence contains the following coding sequences:
- the LOC103629439 gene encoding exocyst complex component SEC5A, whose translation MRDKVIYSSPNFDPKVFLSWVHKDMSAADLEAGALTLKTDLKGRTQQKKLLVKENFDCFVSCKTTIDDIESKLRQIEEDPEGAGTAHLYSVTLKISGVANRAFEPRL comes from the exons ATGCGAG ACAAAGTTATCTATTCATCTCCAAATTTTGATCCCAAAGTTTTCCTTTCGTGGGTCCACAAAGACATGAGCGCTGCTGACTTAGAGGCTGGTGCTCTCACCTTGAAAACTGATCTCAAAGGGAGAACACAACAGAAAAAACTGTTAGTCAAGGAGAACTTCGATTGTTTTGTCTCGTGCAAAACTACAATAGATG ACATTGAGTCAAAATTGAGACAGATAGAGGAAGATCCTGAAGGTGCAGGTACTGCTCACTTGTATTCAGTGACACTAAAAATTAGTGGTGTGGCAAATCGTGCATTTGAGCCTCGATTATAG